A DNA window from Ostrea edulis chromosome 5, xbOstEdul1.1, whole genome shotgun sequence contains the following coding sequences:
- the LOC125649808 gene encoding ribitol 5-phosphate transferase FKRP-like, which translates to MKCFRKRKFVLCILTCNVVFVIVLYYFLQTERTDEDVTKRIPSYSVVIREFEDYDNDVSATVYHIHNVLGNHVPIYIVTDHSPYPNIDFTRLNVQAIFNLDFDLDNNKRHTDDEILDAITSEYVIFIPDGARIHNKTIFDRLIEDFDHSKFSQAFAVKTGSDKLRCPGLQINLQRWRLKITEFEGFEGLCDYIEGDQAIIVRTTTLTEIPSPWTVPLTKSLYIQFIVKRWKSFVYVPSVFVPRKGFRDPSSLERFKYEQKKREDKLFRKFKIKELVYKIDEDHEKKFYYGCDKHTERCYSSVINDLPDFLAMGKWTPPCCLKALRETADHVLKIFNSTNVRYWLEGGSLLGAARSGNIIPWDTSVDIGIYMEDIPKCSQLVKTGNYEYQDKKGFLWEKAEEGEFYRVHYSRTNRNYVQIFPFYLKNGVMTKDFWFKTHKQDISFPEHFLTPLSLINFIGQNVSAPNHVKAFLELKFGKGVIENLQYPNGAPVY; encoded by the coding sequence ATGAAGTGCTTTAGAAAGAGAAAGTTTGTATTATGCATTTTAACTTGTAATGTTGTATTTGTGATTGTTCTGTATTACTTTTTACAAACTGAAAGAACTGACGAGGATGTCACAAAGAGAATCCCTTCATATTCGGTGGTTATACGAGAGTTTGAAGATTATGACAATGATGTGTCGGCCACTGTTTACCATATTCATAACGTGCTGGGAAATCACGTGCCAATATATATTGTTACAGACCACTCACCATATCCGAATATTGATTTCACACGCCTTAATGTTCAAGCTATTTTCAATCTAGACTTTGATTTGGATAATAATAAAAGGCATACAGACGATGAAATCCTAGACGCCATAACATCAGAATATGTTATTTTTATACCAGATGGAGCTAGAATACATAATAAAACTATATTTGACAGACTTATTGAAGATTTTGATCATTCCAAATTTTCTCAGGCGTTTGCGGTGAAAACTGGCAGCGATAAGTTAAGATGTCCAGGACTACAAATTAACTTGCAAAGATGGCGGTTGAAAATAACTGAATTTGAAGGATTCGAAGGACTTTGTGATTATATTGAAGGTGATCAAGCCATTATAGTTCGCACAACAACATTAACAGAAATCCCAAGTCCATGGACAGTTCCATTAACAAAATCTTTATACATACAGTTTATTGTTAAGAGGTGGAAATCATTTGTTTATGTTCCCTCCGTATTTGTACCCAGAAAAGGGTTCAGGGATCCCAGTAGCCTGGAGCGGTTTAAGTATGAACAAAAGAAAAGAGAGGATAAATTATtcagaaagtttaaaatcaaggaaCTTGTGTATAAAATTGATGAAGACCATGAGAAGAAGTTTTATTATGGTTGTGACAAGCACACTGAACGCTGTTATAGTTCTGTGATCAATGACCTTCCGGACTTCTTAGCCATGGGTAAATGGACCCCACCCTGCTGTCTGAAGGCTCTCCGTGAAACAGCTGATCATGTTCTCAAGATTTTTAACAGTACAAATGTGCGTTATTGGTTGGAGGGTGGAAGTTTGCTGGGTGCTGCAAGATCAGGCAATATCATTCCATGGGATACAAGTGTTGATATTGGAATTTATATGGAAGATATTCCAAAGTGTTCACAGTTAGTAAAGACAGGAAATTATGAGTATCAGGATAAAAAGGGATTCTTATGGGAAAAAGCTGAAGAAGGGGAATTTTACCGAGTGCACTACAGTAGAACTAATAGGAACTATGTTCAGATTTTcccattttatttaaaaaatggtGTCATGACAAAGGACTTTTGGTTCAAGACCCACAAGCAAGACATTTCATTTCCAGAGCATTTTCTCACTCCTCTGTCACTCATAAATTTCATTGGGCAAAATGTGTCTGCACCAAATCACGTGAAAGCATTTCTGGAATTAAAATTTGGGAAAGGAGTAATTGAAAATCTTCAGTATCCAAATGGTGCTCCTGTGTATTGA